The Streptomyces sp. NBC_01689 genome includes a window with the following:
- the carA gene encoding glutamine-hydrolyzing carbamoyl-phosphate synthase small subunit yields MTTSIQGAASRRHQAAPAVLVLEDGRIFRGRAYGAVGVTFGEAVFSTGMTGYQETLTDPSYHRQVVVMTAPHVGNTGVNDEDPESRRIWVAGYVVRDPARVPSSWRSRRSLDEELREQGVVGISGVDTRALTRHLRERGAMRVGIFSGNALPDEGTMLGEVRQAPEMQGANLAAEVATKETYVVPAIGEKKFTVAAVDLGIKGMTPHRMAERGIEVHVLPATATAEDVYAVDPDGVFFSNGPGDPATADGPVSVMREVLARKTPLFGICFGNQILGRALGFGTYKLKYGHRGINQPVQDRTTGKVEVTAHNHGFAVDAPLDKVSETPYGRAEVSHVCLNDQVVEGLHLLDQPAFSVQYHPEAAAGPHDAAYLFDRFVSLMEGQRA; encoded by the coding sequence ATGACGACCTCCATCCAGGGAGCCGCCTCGCGAAGGCACCAGGCGGCTCCCGCCGTACTCGTCCTGGAGGACGGCCGGATCTTCCGCGGCCGCGCCTACGGGGCCGTGGGGGTGACCTTCGGCGAGGCCGTGTTCTCCACCGGGATGACCGGCTACCAGGAGACCCTCACCGACCCGTCGTACCACCGGCAGGTCGTCGTCATGACCGCCCCGCACGTCGGCAACACCGGTGTCAACGACGAGGACCCCGAGTCGCGCCGGATCTGGGTGGCCGGCTACGTCGTCCGCGACCCCGCGCGCGTCCCCTCCAGCTGGCGCTCCCGCCGCTCCCTCGACGAGGAACTGCGCGAACAGGGCGTCGTCGGCATCAGCGGCGTCGACACCCGCGCCCTCACCCGCCACCTGCGCGAGCGCGGCGCCATGCGCGTCGGCATCTTCTCCGGCAACGCGCTGCCCGACGAGGGCACCATGCTCGGCGAGGTCCGCCAGGCGCCCGAGATGCAGGGCGCGAACCTCGCCGCCGAGGTCGCCACCAAGGAGACGTACGTCGTCCCCGCGATCGGCGAGAAGAAGTTCACCGTCGCCGCCGTGGACCTGGGCATCAAGGGCATGACCCCGCACCGGATGGCCGAGCGCGGCATCGAGGTGCACGTGCTGCCCGCCACGGCCACCGCCGAGGACGTCTACGCCGTGGACCCGGACGGCGTCTTCTTCTCCAACGGCCCCGGCGACCCCGCCACCGCCGACGGACCGGTCTCCGTCATGCGGGAGGTCCTCGCCCGGAAGACGCCCCTGTTCGGCATCTGCTTCGGCAACCAGATCCTCGGCCGCGCGCTCGGCTTCGGCACCTACAAGCTGAAGTACGGCCACCGCGGCATCAACCAGCCCGTGCAGGACCGGACGACCGGCAAGGTCGAGGTCACCGCGCACAACCACGGTTTCGCCGTCGACGCGCCGCTCGACAAGGTCTCCGAGACCCCCTACGGCCGCGCCGAGGTCTCCCACGTCTGCCTGAACGACCAGGTCGTCGAGGGGCTCCACCTCCTCGACCAGCCGGCCTTCAGCGTCCAGTACCACCCCGAAGCGGCAGCCGGCCCGCACGACGCCGCCTACCTGTTCGACCGCTTCGTATCCCTGATGGAGGGCCAGCGTGCCTAA
- the carB gene encoding carbamoyl-phosphate synthase large subunit, protein MPKRTDIQSVLVIGSGPIVIGQAAEFDYSGTQACRVLRAEGLRVILVNSNPATIMTDPEIADATYVEPITPEFVEKIIAKERPDALLPTLGGQTALNTAISLHDAGTLDKYGVELIGANVEAINKGEDRELFKGVVEAVRAKIGHGESARSVICHSMDDVIAGVDTLGGYPVVVRPSFTMGGAGSGFAHDEEELRRIAGQGLTLSPTTEVLLEESILGWKEYELELMRDKHDNVVVVCSIENFDPMGVHTGDSITVAPAMTLTDREYQILRDVGIAVIREVGVDTGGCNIQFAVNPEDGRVIVIEMNPRVSRSSALASKATGFPIAKIAAKLAVGYTLDEIPNDITEKTPASFEPTLDYVVVKAPRFAFEKFPSADSTLTTTMKSVGEAMAIGRNFTEALQKALRSLEKKGSQFTFVGDPGDKAELLREAVRPTDGRINSVMQAIRAGATPEEVFESTKIDPWFVDQLFLIKEIADELADADKLHPELLAEAKRHGFSDAQVAEIRGLREDVVREVRHALGVRPVYKTVDTCAAEFAAKTPYFYSSYDEETEVAPREKPAVIILGSGPNRIGQGIEFDYSCVHASFALSDAGYETVMVNCNPETVSTDYDTSDRLYFEPLTLEDVLEIVHAETLAGPVAGVIVQLGGQTPLGLSQALKDNGVPVVGTSPEAIHAAEDRGAFGRVLAEAGLPAPKHGTATTFAEAKAIADEIGYPVLVRPSYVLGGRGMEIVYDETRLSSYIAESTEISPSRPVLVDRFLDDAIEIDVDALYDGEELYLGGVMEHIEEAGIHSGDSACALPPITLGGFDIKRLRASTEAIAKGVGVRGLINIQFAMAGDILYVLEANPRASRTVPFTSKATAVPLAKAAARISLGATVAQLRTEGLLPAHGDGGELPLDAPISVKEAVMPWSRFRDIHGRGVDTVLGPEMRSTGEVMGIDSVFGTAYAKSQAGAYGPLPTKGRAFISVANRDKRSMIFPARELVAHGFELLATSGTAEVLKRNGINATVVRKQSEGTGPNGERTIVQLIHDGEVDLIVNTPYGTGGRLDGYEIRTAAVARSVPCLTTVQALAAAVQGIDALNHGDVGVRSLQEHAEHLTAARD, encoded by the coding sequence GTGCCTAAGCGCACCGATATCCAGTCCGTCCTGGTCATCGGCTCCGGCCCGATCGTCATCGGCCAGGCCGCCGAGTTCGACTACTCCGGCACCCAGGCGTGCCGCGTCCTGCGCGCCGAGGGGCTCAGGGTCATCCTGGTCAACTCCAACCCGGCGACGATCATGACCGACCCGGAGATCGCCGACGCCACCTACGTCGAGCCGATCACCCCCGAGTTCGTCGAGAAGATCATCGCCAAGGAGCGCCCGGACGCGCTGCTGCCCACCCTCGGCGGTCAGACGGCCCTCAACACGGCCATCTCGCTGCACGACGCCGGAACCCTCGACAAGTACGGCGTCGAGCTCATCGGCGCCAACGTCGAGGCCATCAACAAGGGCGAGGACCGCGAACTCTTCAAGGGCGTCGTCGAGGCCGTCCGCGCGAAGATCGGGCACGGCGAGTCCGCCCGCTCCGTCATCTGCCACTCCATGGACGACGTCATCGCGGGCGTCGACACCCTCGGTGGCTACCCCGTCGTCGTCCGCCCCTCCTTCACGATGGGCGGCGCCGGCTCCGGCTTCGCGCACGACGAGGAGGAGCTGCGCCGCATCGCCGGCCAGGGACTGACGCTCTCCCCGACCACCGAGGTGCTCCTGGAGGAGTCCATCCTCGGCTGGAAGGAGTACGAGCTGGAGCTGATGCGCGACAAGCACGACAACGTCGTGGTCGTCTGCTCCATCGAGAACTTCGACCCCATGGGCGTGCACACGGGCGACTCGATCACCGTCGCCCCGGCGATGACGCTCACCGACCGCGAGTACCAGATCCTGCGCGACGTCGGCATCGCCGTCATCCGCGAGGTCGGCGTCGACACCGGCGGCTGCAACATCCAGTTCGCGGTGAACCCCGAGGACGGCCGGGTGATCGTCATCGAGATGAACCCGCGCGTCTCCCGCTCCTCGGCGCTGGCCTCCAAGGCGACCGGTTTCCCGATCGCCAAGATCGCCGCCAAGCTCGCCGTCGGCTACACGCTCGACGAAATCCCGAACGACATCACCGAGAAGACGCCGGCGTCCTTCGAGCCGACCCTCGACTACGTGGTGGTCAAGGCCCCGCGCTTCGCCTTCGAGAAGTTCCCGAGCGCCGACTCCACCCTCACCACGACCATGAAGTCGGTCGGCGAGGCCATGGCGATCGGCCGCAACTTCACCGAGGCGCTGCAGAAGGCGCTGCGCTCGCTGGAGAAGAAGGGCAGCCAGTTCACCTTCGTGGGGGACCCCGGCGACAAGGCCGAGCTGCTGCGCGAAGCCGTCCGTCCCACCGACGGCCGTATCAACTCCGTCATGCAGGCCATCCGCGCGGGCGCCACGCCCGAGGAGGTCTTCGAGTCGACGAAGATCGACCCGTGGTTCGTCGACCAGCTCTTCCTGATCAAGGAGATCGCGGACGAGCTGGCGGACGCCGACAAGCTCCACCCCGAGCTGCTCGCCGAGGCCAAGCGGCACGGCTTCTCCGACGCGCAGGTCGCCGAGATCCGCGGACTGCGCGAGGACGTCGTGCGCGAGGTGCGGCACGCGCTGGGCGTGCGCCCGGTGTACAAGACGGTCGACACCTGTGCCGCCGAGTTCGCCGCGAAGACGCCGTACTTCTACTCCTCCTACGACGAGGAGACCGAGGTCGCGCCCCGCGAGAAGCCCGCGGTCATCATCCTCGGCTCCGGCCCGAACCGCATCGGCCAGGGCATCGAGTTCGACTACTCCTGCGTCCACGCCTCCTTCGCGCTCAGCGACGCGGGCTACGAGACCGTGATGGTGAACTGCAACCCCGAGACCGTCTCCACCGACTACGACACCTCCGACCGCCTGTACTTCGAGCCGCTGACGCTCGAGGACGTGCTGGAGATCGTGCACGCGGAGACCCTCGCCGGCCCGGTCGCGGGCGTGATCGTGCAGCTCGGCGGACAGACCCCGCTGGGCCTGTCCCAGGCGCTCAAGGACAACGGGGTCCCGGTCGTCGGCACGTCCCCCGAGGCCATCCACGCCGCCGAGGACCGCGGCGCCTTCGGCCGGGTCCTGGCCGAGGCCGGCCTGCCGGCCCCCAAGCACGGCACGGCCACGACGTTCGCCGAGGCCAAGGCCATCGCCGACGAGATCGGCTACCCCGTCCTCGTACGGCCCTCCTACGTCCTCGGCGGACGCGGCATGGAGATCGTCTACGACGAGACCCGGCTGTCCTCCTACATCGCCGAGTCGACCGAGATCAGCCCCTCCCGGCCGGTCCTGGTCGACCGCTTCCTCGACGACGCGATCGAGATCGACGTCGACGCGCTCTACGACGGCGAGGAGCTGTACCTCGGCGGCGTCATGGAGCACATCGAGGAGGCCGGCATCCACTCCGGCGACTCCGCGTGCGCACTGCCGCCGATCACCCTCGGCGGCTTCGACATCAAGCGGCTGCGCGCCTCCACGGAGGCCATCGCCAAGGGCGTCGGCGTCCGCGGCCTGATCAACATCCAGTTCGCCATGGCGGGCGACATCCTCTATGTCCTGGAGGCCAACCCCCGCGCCTCGCGCACCGTCCCCTTCACCTCGAAGGCGACCGCGGTGCCGCTGGCGAAGGCCGCCGCGCGGATCTCCCTGGGCGCGACCGTGGCCCAGCTGCGGACCGAGGGCCTGCTCCCGGCGCACGGCGACGGCGGCGAACTGCCCCTCGACGCGCCGATCTCCGTCAAGGAGGCCGTCATGCCGTGGTCGCGCTTCCGCGACATCCACGGACGCGGCGTCGACACCGTGCTCGGCCCCGAGATGCGCTCCACGGGCGAGGTCATGGGCATCGACTCGGTGTTCGGCACCGCCTACGCCAAGTCGCAGGCGGGCGCCTACGGCCCGCTGCCCACCAAGGGCCGCGCCTTCATCTCGGTCGCCAACCGCGACAAGCGGTCGATGATCTTCCCAGCGCGCGAACTCGTCGCCCACGGCTTCGAACTGCTCGCCACGTCCGGCACGGCCGAGGTGCTCAAGCGCAACGGCATCAACGCCACGGTCGTGCGCAAGCAGTCCGAGGGCACCGGCCCGAACGGCGAGCGGACCATCGTCCAGCTGATCCACGACGGCGAGGTCGACCTCATCGTCAACACCCCGTACGGCACCGGCGGCCGGCTCGACGGCTACGAGATCCGCACGGCCGCCGTGGCACGGTCCGTGCCGTGCCTGACGACGGTCCAGGCGCTCGCCGCCGCCGTCCAGGGCATCGACGCGCTCAACCACGGCGACGTGGGCGTGCGCTCCCTGCAGGAACACGCCGAGCACCTGACCGCGGCCCGCGACTAG
- a CDS encoding integration host factor, giving the protein MALPPLTPEQRAAALEKAAAARRERAEVKNRLKHSGASLHEVIKQGQENDVIGKMKVSALLESLPGVGKVRAKQIMERLGISESRRVRGLGSNQIASLEREFGGSGA; this is encoded by the coding sequence GTGGCTCTTCCGCCCCTTACCCCTGAACAGCGCGCAGCCGCGCTCGAAAAGGCCGCCGCGGCTCGCCGGGAGCGGGCCGAGGTCAAGAATCGACTCAAGCACTCCGGCGCCTCCCTTCACGAGGTCATCAAGCAGGGCCAGGAGAACGACGTCATCGGCAAGATGAAGGTCTCCGCTCTCCTCGAGTCCCTGCCGGGCGTGGGCAAGGTCCGCGCCAAGCAGATCATGGAGCGACTCGGGATCTCCGAGAGCCGCCGCGTGCGCGGTCTCGGCTCGAACCAGATCGCCTCCTTGGAGCGTGAGTTCGGCGGTTCCGGCGCCTGA
- the coaBC gene encoding bifunctional phosphopantothenoylcysteine decarboxylase/phosphopantothenate--cysteine ligase CoaBC: MDKPKVVLGVSGGIAAYKACELLRRLTESGHDVRVVPTASALHFVGAATWSALSGHPVSTEVWSDVHEVPHVRIGQHADLVVVAPATADMLAKAAHGLADDLLTNTLLTARCPVVFAPAMHTEMWEHPATQENVATLRRRGAVVIEPAVGRLTGVDTGKGRLPDPAEIFEVCRRVLARGVREPDLAGRHVVVSAGGTREPLDPVRFLGNRSSGKQGYALARTAAARGARVTLIAANTGLPDPAGVDVVRVGTAVQLREAVLKATSDADAVVMAAAVADFRPAVYAAGKIKKKDGEEPEPIVLVRNPDILAEISADRARPGQIVVGFAAETDDVLANGRAKLERKGCDLLVVNEVGERRTFGSEENEAVVLGADGSETAVPHGPKEALAETVWDLVTRRLA; this comes from the coding sequence GTGGACAAGCCGAAGGTCGTGCTGGGGGTCAGCGGCGGCATCGCCGCGTACAAGGCGTGCGAGCTGCTGCGCCGGCTGACGGAGTCGGGGCACGACGTGCGGGTCGTACCGACCGCGTCCGCCCTGCACTTCGTGGGCGCCGCCACCTGGTCCGCGCTATCCGGCCATCCGGTCTCCACCGAGGTGTGGTCGGACGTCCACGAGGTCCCGCACGTCCGGATCGGACAGCACGCGGACCTGGTGGTGGTGGCACCGGCGACGGCCGACATGCTCGCCAAGGCCGCGCACGGGCTCGCCGACGACCTCCTCACCAACACCCTGCTCACCGCCCGCTGCCCGGTCGTCTTCGCGCCCGCCATGCACACCGAGATGTGGGAGCACCCGGCCACGCAGGAGAACGTGGCGACGCTCCGCCGCCGCGGAGCCGTCGTCATCGAACCCGCGGTGGGCCGGCTGACCGGCGTGGACACCGGCAAGGGCCGGCTGCCCGACCCCGCGGAGATCTTCGAGGTCTGCCGCCGGGTGCTCGCGCGCGGTGTCCGCGAGCCCGACCTCGCCGGCCGCCATGTCGTCGTCAGCGCCGGCGGAACCCGCGAGCCGCTCGACCCCGTCCGCTTCCTCGGCAACCGTTCCTCCGGCAAACAGGGGTACGCCCTCGCGCGCACCGCCGCCGCCCGGGGCGCCCGGGTGACGCTGATCGCCGCGAACACCGGACTGCCCGACCCGGCGGGCGTGGACGTGGTGCGGGTGGGCACGGCCGTCCAGCTGCGCGAGGCGGTGCTCAAGGCGACCTCGGACGCCGACGCCGTCGTGATGGCGGCGGCCGTCGCGGACTTCCGTCCGGCCGTGTACGCGGCGGGGAAGATCAAGAAGAAGGACGGCGAGGAGCCCGAACCGATCGTCCTGGTGCGCAATCCGGACATCCTGGCCGAGATCTCGGCGGACCGTGCGCGCCCCGGCCAGATCGTGGTCGGATTCGCCGCCGAGACGGACGACGTCCTCGCCAACGGCCGCGCGAAACTGGAGCGCAAGGGGTGCGACCTCCTCGTGGTCAACGAGGTGGGGGAGCGCAGGACCTTCGGCTCCGAGGAGAACGAGGCCGTGGTGCTGGGCGCCGACGGCAGCGAGACCGCGGTGCCCCACGGACCCAAGGAAGCCCTGGCCGAGACCGTGTGGGATCTGGTGACACGCCGTCTGGCCTGA
- the gmk gene encoding guanylate kinase has translation MSERPRLTVLSGPSGVGKSTVVAHMRKEHPEVWLSVSATTRKPRPGEKHGVHYFFVSDEEMDKLIANGELLEWAEFAGNRYGTPRAAVLEHLETGVPVLLEIDLQGARQVRESMPEALLVFLAPPSWEELVRRLTGRGTEPPEVIERRLDAAKVELAAEPEFDVTLVNTSVEDVARELLALMEVV, from the coding sequence ATGAGTGAACGTCCGCGGCTGACCGTGCTCTCCGGCCCCTCAGGGGTCGGCAAGAGCACGGTCGTCGCTCATATGCGCAAGGAACACCCCGAGGTATGGCTCTCGGTGTCGGCGACGACCCGCAAGCCGCGCCCCGGTGAGAAGCACGGGGTCCACTACTTCTTCGTCTCGGACGAGGAGATGGACAAGCTGATCGCCAACGGCGAGCTCCTGGAGTGGGCCGAATTCGCCGGCAACCGCTACGGGACGCCCCGCGCGGCCGTCCTGGAGCACCTGGAGACGGGTGTGCCGGTCCTCCTGGAGATCGACCTCCAGGGCGCCCGGCAGGTCCGCGAGTCCATGCCCGAGGCGCTCCTCGTGTTCCTGGCTCCGCCCTCATGGGAGGAGCTGGTGCGCAGGCTCACCGGGCGGGGCACCGAACCGCCCGAGGTGATCGAACGCCGGCTCGACGCCGCGAAGGTCGAACTGGCCGCCGAGCCGGAGTTCGACGTCACCCTGGTCAACACCTCCGTCGAGGACGTGGCGCGTGAGCTGCTAGCCTTGATGGAAGTTGTTTGA
- the rpoZ gene encoding DNA-directed RNA polymerase subunit omega has product MSSSITAPEGIINPPIDELLEATDSKYSLVIYAAKRARQINAYYSQLGEGLLEYVGPLVDTHVHEKPLSIALREINAGLLTSEAIEGPAQ; this is encoded by the coding sequence GTGTCCTCTTCCATCACCGCTCCCGAGGGCATCATCAACCCTCCGATCGACGAGCTCCTCGAGGCCACCGACTCGAAGTACAGCCTCGTGATCTACGCGGCCAAGCGCGCCCGTCAGATCAACGCGTACTACTCGCAGCTCGGCGAGGGCCTCCTCGAGTACGTCGGTCCTCTCGTCGACACCCACGTCCACGAGAAGCCGCTCTCCATCGCCCTGCGCGAGATCAACGCCGGTCTGCTGACGTCCGAGGCCATCGAGGGCCCCGCGCAGTAG
- a CDS encoding quinone-dependent dihydroorotate dehydrogenase → MYKIFFNLVFKRMDPERAHHLAFRWIRLAARVPVLRTFAAAALAPRFEELRTEAFGLRMHGPFGLAAGFDKNAVAVDGMAMLGFDHIEIGTVTGEPQPGNPRKRLFRLVPDRALINRMGFNNEGSAAVSERLAARTPVFRTVVGVNIGKTKAAPEAEAVADYVKSAGRLARHADYLVVNVSSPNTPGLRDLQATEALRPLLGAVREAADRAVPDRRVPLLVKIAPDLADEDVDAVADLAVDLGLDGIIATNTTIAREGLGLASDPSLVKETGGLSGAPLKARSLEVLRRLYARVGDRVTLVGVGGVENAEDAWQRILAGATLVQGYSAFVYEGPFWARGIHKGLAARLRTSPYATLADAVGADVRKSA, encoded by the coding sequence ATGTACAAGATCTTCTTCAACCTCGTCTTCAAACGCATGGACCCCGAGCGCGCCCACCATCTCGCCTTCCGCTGGATCCGCCTCGCCGCCCGCGTACCCGTCCTGCGCACCTTCGCCGCCGCCGCGCTCGCGCCCCGCTTCGAGGAACTGCGCACCGAGGCGTTCGGGCTGCGCATGCACGGCCCCTTCGGGCTCGCGGCCGGCTTCGACAAGAACGCCGTGGCCGTCGACGGCATGGCCATGCTCGGCTTCGACCACATCGAGATCGGCACGGTCACCGGGGAGCCCCAGCCCGGCAACCCCCGGAAGCGCCTGTTCCGCCTCGTGCCGGACCGCGCGCTGATCAACCGCATGGGATTCAACAACGAGGGCTCCGCGGCCGTCTCCGAGCGCCTGGCGGCCCGTACGCCCGTCTTCAGGACCGTCGTCGGCGTCAACATCGGCAAGACCAAGGCGGCCCCCGAGGCGGAGGCCGTCGCCGACTACGTGAAGTCGGCCGGGCGGCTCGCCCGGCACGCCGACTACCTCGTCGTGAACGTGTCGTCCCCGAACACCCCCGGCCTGCGCGACCTGCAGGCCACCGAGGCACTGCGCCCGCTCCTCGGCGCCGTGCGCGAGGCCGCCGACCGCGCCGTGCCCGACCGGCGCGTCCCGCTGCTCGTCAAGATCGCGCCCGACCTCGCGGACGAGGACGTCGACGCGGTCGCCGACCTCGCCGTCGACCTCGGCCTGGACGGGATCATCGCCACGAACACGACCATCGCGCGCGAGGGCCTCGGTCTGGCCTCCGACCCCTCCCTGGTGAAGGAGACCGGCGGTCTGTCCGGCGCGCCGCTCAAGGCACGCTCCCTGGAGGTGCTGCGCCGCCTCTACGCGCGCGTGGGCGACCGCGTCACCCTGGTGGGCGTGGGCGGCGTCGAGAACGCCGAGGACGCCTGGCAGCGCATCCTGGCCGGTGCCACGCTGGTCCAGGGGTACAGCGCCTTCGTCTACGAGGGGCCCTTCTGGGCCCGCGGGATCCACAAGGGCCTCGCCGCCCGCCTGCGCACGAGCCCGTACGCCACCCTCGCCGACGCGGTCGGCGCCGACGTGAGGAAGTCCGCATGA
- a CDS encoding PH-like domain-containing protein, which translates to MAASLAAEQKSAEVTDWSARIGWLVGLALFVALVYWLMREGWKWRGTLQGDLPELPTAPHDPGPARLDMSGRYHGSTTAGQWLDRIVARGLGTRSRVELTLTDAGLDVVRPGAADFFVPAEALREARLDKGIAGKVLTEGGLLVVTWAHGGRLIDSGFRSDRAAEHGAWVEALNHMINKSTDTEGAR; encoded by the coding sequence ATGGCCGCCTCCCTGGCCGCCGAACAGAAGTCGGCCGAAGTGACCGACTGGTCCGCCCGCATCGGCTGGCTCGTCGGACTCGCCCTCTTCGTCGCCCTCGTCTACTGGCTGATGCGCGAGGGCTGGAAGTGGCGCGGCACCCTCCAGGGCGACCTGCCGGAGCTGCCCACCGCGCCGCACGACCCCGGCCCGGCCAGACTGGACATGAGCGGCCGCTACCACGGCTCCACCACGGCCGGGCAGTGGCTCGACCGCATCGTCGCGCGTGGCCTGGGCACCCGCAGCCGGGTCGAGCTCACGCTGACGGACGCGGGACTGGACGTCGTACGCCCCGGCGCGGCCGACTTCTTCGTCCCCGCCGAGGCGCTGCGCGAGGCCCGGCTCGACAAGGGCATCGCCGGCAAGGTCCTGACCGAGGGCGGTCTGCTCGTCGTCACCTGGGCGCACGGCGGCCGGCTGATCGACTCCGGCTTCCGCTCCGACCGCGCGGCCGAGCACGGCGCATGGGTCGAGGCCCTGAACCACATGATCAACAAGAGCACCGACACGGAAGGCGCACGATGA
- the pyrF gene encoding orotidine-5'-phosphate decarboxylase: MSLEPFGARLRRAMDERGPLCVGIDPHASLLADWGLGDDIAGLERFSRTVVEALAERVAVLKPQSAFFERFGSRGIAVLERSVEEAREAGALVVMDAKRGDIGSTMAAYAETFLRKGAPLFSDALTVSPYLGYGSLKPAVELARESGAGLFVLALTSNPEGGEVQHAVRGDGRTVGATVLAHLAAENAAESPLGSFGAVVGATLGDLSSYDLEINGPLLAPGIGAQGATAADLAGVFGAAVRNVVPNVSRGVLRHGPDVLALRESADRFAEEIRSAVEAA; the protein is encoded by the coding sequence ATGAGCCTGGAACCCTTCGGCGCACGTCTTCGCCGCGCGATGGACGAGCGCGGCCCGCTGTGCGTCGGTATCGACCCGCACGCCTCCCTGCTCGCCGACTGGGGGCTCGGTGACGACATCGCGGGTCTGGAGCGGTTCAGCCGCACGGTCGTCGAGGCGCTCGCCGAGCGGGTCGCCGTCCTGAAGCCCCAGAGCGCGTTCTTCGAGCGCTTCGGCTCGCGCGGGATCGCCGTCCTGGAGAGGTCGGTCGAGGAGGCGCGGGAGGCGGGGGCGCTGGTCGTCATGGACGCCAAGCGCGGTGACATCGGTTCGACCATGGCCGCGTACGCCGAGACCTTCCTGCGCAAGGGCGCGCCGCTGTTCTCCGACGCGCTGACCGTGTCGCCCTATCTGGGCTACGGCTCGCTGAAGCCCGCGGTGGAGCTGGCGCGCGAGAGCGGCGCCGGGCTCTTCGTGCTCGCCCTCACCTCCAACCCGGAGGGCGGCGAGGTGCAGCACGCGGTCCGCGGCGACGGCCGTACCGTCGGGGCGACCGTGCTCGCCCATCTGGCCGCCGAGAACGCCGCGGAGAGCCCCCTGGGGTCCTTCGGCGCGGTCGTCGGCGCCACCCTGGGCGATCTCTCCTCCTACGACCTGGAGATCAACGGACCCCTCCTGGCGCCGGGGATCGGTGCCCAGGGGGCCACCGCGGCCGATCTCGCGGGAGTCTTCGGGGCGGCCGTGCGCAACGTCGTCCCGAACGTGAGCCGGGGTGTTCTTCGTCACGGTCCCGACGTTCTCGCGCTGCGGGAGTCCGCGGACCGCTTCGCGGAGGAGATCAGGTCCGCGGTCGAGGCCGCCTGA
- a CDS encoding dihydroorotase encodes MSKILIRGAKVLGGEPQDVLIDGDVIAEVGTGLSAEGAEVVEADGKVLLPGLVDLHTHLREPGREDSETVLTGTRAAASGGYTAVFAMANTFPVADTAGVVEQVYRLGREHGYCDVQPIGAVTVGLEGKKLAELGAMHESAAGVTVFSDDGKCVDDAVIMRRALEYVKAFGGVVAQHAQEPRLTEGAQMNEGVVSAELGLGGWPAVAEESIIARDVLLAEHVGSRVHICHLSTAGSVEIVRWAKSRGIAVTAEVTPHHLLLTDELVRTYDPVYKVNPPLRTERDVMALREALADGTIDIVATDHAPHPHEDKDCEWAAAAMGMVGLETALSVVQQTMVETGLLDWTGVADRMSSAPARIGRADGHGRPVSAGEPANLTLVDTAYRGSVDPAGFASRSRNTPYAGRELPGRVTHTWLRGNATLVDGKLA; translated from the coding sequence ATGAGCAAGATCCTGATCCGTGGTGCGAAGGTGCTCGGCGGCGAGCCGCAGGACGTCCTGATCGACGGCGACGTGATCGCGGAGGTCGGCACCGGCCTGTCCGCCGAGGGCGCCGAGGTGGTCGAGGCGGACGGCAAGGTGCTCCTGCCGGGCCTCGTCGACCTGCACACCCATCTGCGCGAGCCCGGCCGTGAGGACTCCGAGACCGTCCTGACCGGCACCCGGGCGGCGGCGAGCGGCGGCTACACGGCCGTGTTCGCCATGGCCAACACCTTCCCGGTCGCCGACACCGCCGGTGTCGTCGAGCAGGTCTACCGGCTCGGCCGGGAACACGGCTACTGCGATGTGCAGCCCATCGGCGCCGTCACGGTCGGCCTGGAGGGCAAGAAGCTCGCCGAGCTGGGCGCGATGCACGAGTCCGCCGCCGGCGTCACGGTCTTCTCGGACGACGGCAAGTGCGTCGACGACGCGGTGATCATGCGCCGGGCGCTGGAGTACGTGAAGGCCTTCGGCGGCGTCGTCGCCCAGCACGCCCAGGAACCCCGCCTCACCGAGGGCGCCCAGATGAACGAGGGCGTCGTCTCCGCCGAACTCGGCCTCGGGGGCTGGCCGGCGGTGGCCGAGGAATCGATCATCGCCCGGGACGTCCTGCTCGCCGAGCACGTCGGCTCCCGCGTCCACATCTGCCACCTCTCGACCGCCGGCTCCGTCGAGATCGTCCGCTGGGCCAAGTCCCGCGGCATCGCCGTCACCGCCGAGGTCACCCCGCACCACCTGCTGCTCACCGACGAACTGGTGCGCACGTACGACCCGGTCTACAAGGTCAACCCGCCGCTGCGGACCGAGCGGGACGTCATGGCCCTGCGCGAGGCGCTCGCCGACGGCACGATCGACATCGTCGCCACCGACCACGCGCCGCACCCGCACGAGGACAAGGACTGCGAGTGGGCCGCCGCCGCCATGGGCATGGTGGGCCTGGAGACCGCGCTGTCCGTCGTCCAGCAGACGATGGTCGAGACGGGACTGCTCGACTGGACCGGCGTCGCCGACCGGATGTCGTCCGCACCCGCCCGCATCGGGCGGGCCGACGGACACGGCCGTCCCGTCTCGGCGGGCGAGCCCGCCAACCTCACCCTCGTCGACACCGCATACCGTGGGTCCGTGGACCCCGCGGGCTTCGCCTCGCGCAGCCGCAACACCCCCTACGCGGGCCGTGAGCTGCCGGGCCGGGTCACCCACACCTGGCTGCGGGGCAACGCCACCCTCGTCGACGGGAAGCTCGCGTGA